AGGCGAGGCTCGGTATGGACGCGGTCCGGACGTTCCACGATGCCATCCTGCCGGTGTTGCGCCTGGAATGGATCGACGAAGACGTCCACGCCCGGTCGGTGAGCGCGTTCCTCGCCGCGGATCGGAAAGGGGCCAGCCTGGTCGATTTTTCCAGCTTCGAGATCATGCGCCGCCTGGGGATCCGTTCCGCGTTTACGTTCGACCGGCATTATCGTCAGTACGGTTTCGATACCCAAGAACAGGGACGTTCCTAAGAACTCTGGCCCAAGAACCGGGACGTTCCCGGGAATGCGTATTCCGACCCATGGTGGACAACTATCCCGAACTGAATTGGGACACCGTTCAAGATCGTGTCGGAATCGATTCCGCCCGATTCCACTCCACATTCCGCGATTACTGATGGCGGTAGGTGGTGTTATAAAATTACTTGTATAAAATATACCAATAGTATAAAT
This is a stretch of genomic DNA from Candidatus Deferrimicrobiaceae bacterium. It encodes these proteins:
- a CDS encoding PIN domain-containing protein, coding for MILVDTSAFYALLDGDDVCHARALERWEREPPGEGSLVTTNYIVLETMTLLQARLGMDAVRTFHDAILPVLRLEWIDEDVHARSVSAFLAADRKGASLVDFSSFEIMRRLGIRSAFTFDRHYRQYGFDTQEQGRS